From one Staphylococcus kloosii genomic stretch:
- a CDS encoding peptide deformylase: MTIKRLVAKQHPFLSKKISPVEDYNKDLEQLLLDIEDTMYEQEASALCAPQIGIDRQVAIIDMEIDGLLQLINPEIVSQSDEKVTELEGSISIPDVYGEVTRSKMIVVKSNDKEGNEVELTAYDDVARMILHMVDHFNGMLFTERVDRLMTESEMEAYFNHE; encoded by the coding sequence ATGACAATTAAACGTTTGGTTGCTAAACAACATCCATTTTTGTCTAAAAAGATTAGTCCTGTTGAAGATTATAATAAAGATCTTGAACAGTTATTATTAGACATAGAAGATACTATGTATGAACAAGAAGCATCAGCATTATGTGCACCACAAATTGGTATTGATAGACAAGTAGCAATCATTGATATGGAGATAGACGGACTTTTACAGTTAATTAATCCAGAAATAGTAAGCCAATCAGATGAAAAAGTAACGGAACTTGAAGGTTCGATTAGCATACCAGATGTATATGGTGAAGTAACAAGAAGTAAGATGATAGTCGTGAAAAGTAATGATAAAGAAGGCAATGAAGTTGAATTAACGGCTTATGATGATGTGGCTAGAATGATATTACATATGGTAGATCATTTTAATGGCATGTTATTCACTGAACGTGTTGACCGATTAATGACTGAATCTGAGATGGAGGCATATTTTAATCATGAGTAA